A window of the Oncorhynchus masou masou isolate Uvic2021 chromosome 13, UVic_Omas_1.1, whole genome shotgun sequence genome harbors these coding sequences:
- the si:ch1073-280e3.1 gene encoding complement factor B isoform X2, with the protein MHAVTLLLCAAFSFSSVKEVWMQGEDYGDYEDEQPQNCSIAEKIRGGNVSYSQAGTEGSVLTYHCKAGYYPYPVSQRVCSADGEWSSMRLADGRRVSRASCKEIMCPGQLQLDHGEFWPREQWLKPGGSQSFSCHSGFSLSGSAQRNCTSLGDWTGTIPVCDSQADDCKNPGVPPGALRSEGRFRKGEKVQYRCQMGLDLLGSAERVCLESREWSGSETRCQTQYAFDSPSAVAEAMGGSLSGVMDVLSPEFIKKNKGVTFARTLRVADGRMNVFILMDTSGSISKTHFNLARGAIADLIRKLDSYEIELNFQVISYASQAKDIVDIVSNKDEHVRSNVKSVLKRLAAFDHRSHGNKTGTNLYAALYHVYERMAILRERNETRFSETQNVILIETDGYSNTGGSPLAVLAKIRSLLGYSTSALDHTEDKLLDVYVFGVGDNVNKNELNLIASRKRHEKHLFILKDYKQLGEVFNSMISDKSVTMCGVAQEDVSENQEVFGPTKKAYTRPWHVNVITTGVKSETCHGSIVTQNWILTAAHCFSAVRFEGKVDQEKVTVKHGFEGNKAAKVLLVISHPQYNVDGLSHKKVKEFYDYDIALVKVETIKLSWTARPICLPCTKPANRAMKMSPNSTCERHEKALLPMEETRAYFINKGASVKDAKRKQTHIHTGSKRPDCIKQAENTLLTPHNATLNEYVPDRFLCSGGSADHIDAVTCKGDSGGALFLLNRLRYFQE; encoded by the exons ATGCATGCTGTCACTCTGTTGTTGTGTGCGGCCTTCTCCTTCAGCTCTGTCAAAGAGG TGTGGATGCAGGGGGAAGACTACGGGGACTATGAGGATGAACAGCCCCAGAACTGTTCCATCGCTGAGAAGATCAGAGGCGGCAACGTGTCCTACTCTCAGGCGGGTACCGAGGGCAGCGTGCTGACCTATCACTGTAAGGCAGGATACTACCCGTACCCCGTCAGCCAACGGGTGTGCAGCGCCGATGGGGAGTGGTCCTCCATGAGACTGGCCGATGGCAGACGAGTGTCGCGAGCCTCCTGTAAAG agATAATGTGTCCAGGCCAGCTCCAATTGGACCATGGTGAGTTCTGGCCCAGGGAACAGTGGTTGAAGCCAGGCGGGAGCCAGAGTTTCTCCTGCCACAGTGGCTTCAGCCTGTCTGGGTCGGCTCAGAGGAACTGCACCTCTCTAGGAGACTGGACAGGCACCATCCCAGTGTGTGATAGCCAAG CTGATGATTGTAAGAACCCAGGTGTGCCCCCGGGTGCCCTGAGGTCCGAGGGCCGCTTCCGGAAAGGGGAGAAGGTCCAGTACCGCTGCCAGATGGGTCTGGACCTGTTGGGCTCAGCCGAGAGGGTCTGTCTGGAGTCCAGGGAGTGGAGCGGCTCAGAGACACGCTGCCAGA CCCAGTATGCCTTTGACTCCCCCAGTGCAGTGGCAGAGGCTATGGGAGGCTCTCTGTCTGGAGTCATGGATGTTCTGTCACCTGAGTTCATAAAGAAAAACAAAG GAGTCACCTTTGCTAGGACCCTGCGGGTGGCTGATGGTCGTATGAACGTGTTCATCCTGATGGATACCTCAGGCAGCATCTCCAAGACCCACTTTAACCTGGCCAGGGGTGCCATTGCTGACCTCATACGCAAG CTTGACAGCTACGAGATTGAGCTGAATTTCCAGGTGATCTCCTACGCCAGCCAGGCCAAAGACATTGTGGACATTGTGTCCAACAAGGATGAGCATGTCAGGAGCAACGTGAAGAGTGTCCTAAAGAGACTGGCAGCGTTTGATCACCGAA GCCACGGGAACAAGACTGGCACCAACCTGTACGCTGCTCTGTATCATGTGTATGAACGCATGGCCATCCTGAGAGAGAGGAACGAGACCCGATTCAGTGAGACGCAGAACGTCATCCTCATTGAAACAGATG GGTACTCCAACACAGGGGGTAGTCCCCTGGCTGTCCTGGCTAAGATCCGCTCCCTGCTTGGGTACAGCACCTCGGCTCTCGACCACACCGAAGACAAGCTGCTAG ATGTCTACGTGTTTGGTGTTGGAGACAACGTGAATAAGAACGAGCTGAATCTGATagcctctagaaagagacatgaGAAGCACCTGTTCATTCTGAAAGACTACAAACAGCTGGGAGAAGTGTTCAACAGCATGATCA GTGATAAAAGTGTGACCATGTGTGGGGTGGCACAGGAAGATGTGTCAGAGAATCAGGAGGTGTTTGGGCCCACCAAGAAAGCCTATACCAGGCCGTGGCATGTCAATGTCATCACA ACTGGCGTTAAGTCTGAGACCTGCCATGGATCCATCGTGACCCAGAACTGGATCCTGACCGCAGCTCACTGCTTTTCTGCCGTCAGATTTGAGGGGAAAGTGGACCAAGAGAAAGTGACTGTGAAGCATG GTTTTGAAGGAAATAAGGCAGCAAAGGTGCTGTTGGTGATCTCGCACCCACAGTACAACGTTGACGGACTCAGCCACAAGAAGGTGAAAGAGTTCTATGACTACGACATTGCTCTGGTCAAGGTTGAAACAATCAAGCTGTCATGGACGGCGAG GCCCATCTGCTTGCCGTGTACCAAGCCTGCCAACCGAGCCATGAAGATGAGTCCCAACTCCACCTGTGAACGACACG AGAAAGCCCTGCTACCCATGGAGGAGACCAGAGCCTACTTCATCAACAAGGGGGCTTCAGTCAAGGATGCAAAACGCAAgcaaacacacattcatacagggagtaag AGGCCTGACTGTATTAAACAGGCTGAGAACACACTTCTAACTCCTCACAATGCAACTCTGAATGAATACGTGCCAGACAGGTTTCTGTGCTCGGGCGGATCTGCCGATCATATAGATGCAGTAACTTGCAAAG GTGACTCTGGAGGTGCTCTGTTCCTTCTTAACAGACTGCGGTATTTTCAA gaATGA
- the si:ch1073-280e3.1 gene encoding complement factor B isoform X1, whose amino-acid sequence MHAVTLLLCAAFSFSSVKEVWMQGEDYGDYEDEQPQNCSIAEKIRGGNVSYSQAGTEGSVLTYHCKAGYYPYPVSQRVCSADGEWSSMRLADGRRVSRASCKEIMCPGQLQLDHGEFWPREQWLKPGGSQSFSCHSGFSLSGSAQRNCTSLGDWTGTIPVCDSQADDCKNPGVPPGALRSEGRFRKGEKVQYRCQMGLDLLGSAERVCLESREWSGSETRCQTQYAFDSPSAVAEAMGGSLSGVMDVLSPEFIKKNKGVTFARTLRVADGRMNVFILMDTSGSISKTHFNLARGAIADLIRKLDSYEIELNFQVISYASQAKDIVDIVSNKDEHVRSNVKSVLKRLAAFDHRSHGNKTGTNLYAALYHVYERMAILRERNETRFSETQNVILIETDGYSNTGGSPLAVLAKIRSLLGYSTSALDHTEDKLLDVYVFGVGDNVNKNELNLIASRKRHEKHLFILKDYKQLGEVFNSMISDKSVTMCGVAQEDVSENQEVFGPTKKAYTRPWHVNVITTGVKSETCHGSIVTQNWILTAAHCFSAVRFEGKVDQEKVTVKHGFEGNKAAKVLLVISHPQYNVDGLSHKKVKEFYDYDIALVKVETIKLSWTARPICLPCTKPANRAMKMSPNSTCERHEKALLPMEETRAYFINKGASVKDAKRKQTHIHTGSKRPDCIKQAENTLLTPHNATLNEYVPDRFLCSGGSADHIDAVTCKGDSGGALFLLNRLRYFQVGVVSWGTKNVCEPQDSSDRPPPDARDFHISVFHLLPWLKQHLGTELEFLPMND is encoded by the exons ATGCATGCTGTCACTCTGTTGTTGTGTGCGGCCTTCTCCTTCAGCTCTGTCAAAGAGG TGTGGATGCAGGGGGAAGACTACGGGGACTATGAGGATGAACAGCCCCAGAACTGTTCCATCGCTGAGAAGATCAGAGGCGGCAACGTGTCCTACTCTCAGGCGGGTACCGAGGGCAGCGTGCTGACCTATCACTGTAAGGCAGGATACTACCCGTACCCCGTCAGCCAACGGGTGTGCAGCGCCGATGGGGAGTGGTCCTCCATGAGACTGGCCGATGGCAGACGAGTGTCGCGAGCCTCCTGTAAAG agATAATGTGTCCAGGCCAGCTCCAATTGGACCATGGTGAGTTCTGGCCCAGGGAACAGTGGTTGAAGCCAGGCGGGAGCCAGAGTTTCTCCTGCCACAGTGGCTTCAGCCTGTCTGGGTCGGCTCAGAGGAACTGCACCTCTCTAGGAGACTGGACAGGCACCATCCCAGTGTGTGATAGCCAAG CTGATGATTGTAAGAACCCAGGTGTGCCCCCGGGTGCCCTGAGGTCCGAGGGCCGCTTCCGGAAAGGGGAGAAGGTCCAGTACCGCTGCCAGATGGGTCTGGACCTGTTGGGCTCAGCCGAGAGGGTCTGTCTGGAGTCCAGGGAGTGGAGCGGCTCAGAGACACGCTGCCAGA CCCAGTATGCCTTTGACTCCCCCAGTGCAGTGGCAGAGGCTATGGGAGGCTCTCTGTCTGGAGTCATGGATGTTCTGTCACCTGAGTTCATAAAGAAAAACAAAG GAGTCACCTTTGCTAGGACCCTGCGGGTGGCTGATGGTCGTATGAACGTGTTCATCCTGATGGATACCTCAGGCAGCATCTCCAAGACCCACTTTAACCTGGCCAGGGGTGCCATTGCTGACCTCATACGCAAG CTTGACAGCTACGAGATTGAGCTGAATTTCCAGGTGATCTCCTACGCCAGCCAGGCCAAAGACATTGTGGACATTGTGTCCAACAAGGATGAGCATGTCAGGAGCAACGTGAAGAGTGTCCTAAAGAGACTGGCAGCGTTTGATCACCGAA GCCACGGGAACAAGACTGGCACCAACCTGTACGCTGCTCTGTATCATGTGTATGAACGCATGGCCATCCTGAGAGAGAGGAACGAGACCCGATTCAGTGAGACGCAGAACGTCATCCTCATTGAAACAGATG GGTACTCCAACACAGGGGGTAGTCCCCTGGCTGTCCTGGCTAAGATCCGCTCCCTGCTTGGGTACAGCACCTCGGCTCTCGACCACACCGAAGACAAGCTGCTAG ATGTCTACGTGTTTGGTGTTGGAGACAACGTGAATAAGAACGAGCTGAATCTGATagcctctagaaagagacatgaGAAGCACCTGTTCATTCTGAAAGACTACAAACAGCTGGGAGAAGTGTTCAACAGCATGATCA GTGATAAAAGTGTGACCATGTGTGGGGTGGCACAGGAAGATGTGTCAGAGAATCAGGAGGTGTTTGGGCCCACCAAGAAAGCCTATACCAGGCCGTGGCATGTCAATGTCATCACA ACTGGCGTTAAGTCTGAGACCTGCCATGGATCCATCGTGACCCAGAACTGGATCCTGACCGCAGCTCACTGCTTTTCTGCCGTCAGATTTGAGGGGAAAGTGGACCAAGAGAAAGTGACTGTGAAGCATG GTTTTGAAGGAAATAAGGCAGCAAAGGTGCTGTTGGTGATCTCGCACCCACAGTACAACGTTGACGGACTCAGCCACAAGAAGGTGAAAGAGTTCTATGACTACGACATTGCTCTGGTCAAGGTTGAAACAATCAAGCTGTCATGGACGGCGAG GCCCATCTGCTTGCCGTGTACCAAGCCTGCCAACCGAGCCATGAAGATGAGTCCCAACTCCACCTGTGAACGACACG AGAAAGCCCTGCTACCCATGGAGGAGACCAGAGCCTACTTCATCAACAAGGGGGCTTCAGTCAAGGATGCAAAACGCAAgcaaacacacattcatacagggagtaag AGGCCTGACTGTATTAAACAGGCTGAGAACACACTTCTAACTCCTCACAATGCAACTCTGAATGAATACGTGCCAGACAGGTTTCTGTGCTCGGGCGGATCTGCCGATCATATAGATGCAGTAACTTGCAAAG GTGACTCTGGAGGTGCTCTGTTCCTTCTTAACAGACTGCGGTATTTTCAA GTGGGAGTAGTGAGCTGGGGCACCAAGAACGTGTGTGAGCCACAAGACAGTAGTGACAGGCCCCCTCCTGATGCAAGGGACTTCCACATTAGTGTCTTCCACTTGCTGCCATGGTTAAAACAGCACCTGGGGACGGAGCTGGAGTTTCTACCTATGAACGACTGA